A segment of the Synechococcus sp. CBW1002 genome:
AAACCGACCGGATGCCGCAAAACCAGCCTTGGGTGCGAAAAAGGCTACAGTGCTATAGCCCCAATAGTTATACAGCTTTTCGCTGGTATCCGGATGTGTTTTTGAGTTTTCGAATTCATCGAATTCGAAAACTGGCATTAACTCTACAGCATTGACGCCAAGCGATTGCAAGTATGGGATTTTTTCGGCAATGCCTGCGTACGTTCCCTTAAACTTGACGCCCGAAGACTCGCTCTTGGTGAAAGAGCGCACATGTAATTCATATATTATAAGATCGGCGTCATTGATCTCGAGGGGAGAGTCTCCTTCCCAGTCAAAGTCATCGAACGCCACTCGGGATCGATACTGGTACTGTTTGTTCCAATCGGGCTCAACTCCCCATTCATCTCGTCCCGAAATAACCCGGGCATAGGGATCCATGAGAATGTTATCTGGATTGAAGCGATGCCCTTCTTCAGGCAAGTAGGGGCCGTCTATCTTAAAGCCGTACTCAACATCTTCATAGTCGAGGTCGTATACTACGATGGAGTAGACGTCACCAATACGGTAGTGATCCGGAATCTTGATTTCGGCTAATAAGGACCCTTCTGATCGGCTGAATAATACAAGCGCGCAGGATGTTCCCGCCGATGTATAGACAGAAAAATTAAGTCCGCCCGGCACTGAGGACACACCGAATGGCAAAGGTTTTCCAGTTCGTATGCGATAACCTGCAAGCGTATCCGTGGGTAGATTGTCAATTCTTTCAAGGTCCATCACAGTCATGCTCCTGGAATGGCTTGCAGTGAATCATAGACCGTAAAGAATTGATAGAAGCCAGTGACTTTCATCGTGTCAGCAATGTCATCTGCGACGCCAATAAGGACAAGATCGACACCCATATCTTGAGTTTTCCGTTGTAGGGTCAGCAACGTTCTTAAGCCAGCACTCGACATGAATGGCACGTCTGTTAACTCAAGGGCGACAGGCTGAGATGGCTTGAGTTCGGTGTCGATGAAGTCACGCAGTTCACCGACAGTCTTTGAATCGATCTGACCACTGACTCGGATCACCTGCCAGTGGCCGTAAGCTTCAAGTTGTACTTGCATGATTCAGCTCTCCTTCACTTCGGTGAAACGGTTACTTTGACCTGGAGCCGATGCTCCGATTCTGGCAGCTTAACTGTCAGTGCATTTGCATCAAAATCCGTATAGGCCTGACCATCAATTTCACAGCTACTGATATAGACAGATCCCTTGGGGAGGATGTCTGGCTCTACCCTGAGAATTCCATCCTTGAAGCCGCCAGGTATGGGCTTGAAGAACAAATCCAAAGGCCGCTTCTTGATCAACAGATCGATATAAACAGTAGACAAGAAGCAAAGCTCGGTGGAATGATACGCACTCATGGAGTGGCTGCCCTTGAATCGTTCTGTGCCTACCAAGTAAGGAATGCCGTTCGCTAGGACATTGAAGTAGACACCCCCGTCATTGTTGTCTAGGAAGAAAGCATTGTAGAAAGCCGCCGATTCTTCGGCATACTTCTTGTATTCAGTGCTGTCAGGCATGTGCCCTTGTAGAATTAGATAGGCTAGAATTCCCTGTTCTTGTTGCCACCAAGCTTTGCGGTCATGCCATGCATAGCGGTGGAACTTCTCATTGGGATCGAGGACACGCTCGACAACGTCATACCAGCCGAAGCGCTGATTATCATAACCCACCTTGGGCATTAAGAAAGCAATCTTCTTGGCAATATCGAGGTATTTATCTTTACCCATCTCTGCATAGAATCTCATGAGATTCCACGCGATTTTGAGATTATGGCCAACGACCGCGCGGTTTTGCTGCCATCCCCATGATTGGTCCTTGCTCCAATTGTCAAAGAACTTCTCTTGCACGAAAGGGCTGTTGTCGTAGTCAGGGAAATGTTTGCTAATTGTATCGAAAGTATCCTCAAGCATCTTCTTATAACGCTCTTCGCCCGTTGCAAGCCAGAGATTGATTAGATACGCGGGAGCGTGATCGCCCACCGAGTTCCAATTCTTCTTGGCTTTGTTGCGGCCCAGGCTTTCCTCATGGGCACTCAGGGTTACAGCATGGATGTGTGAATAATAGCCGCCTTTTTCATGGTCTTTAAAGCACTCGTCAAATAGATCGACAGTCTTTTCCGCATCATCGAGGATGCGGGGATCACCCGTGAGTCTGTAGGTTTGTACGGGCCCTGCGAGTGCATAGATCTGCTCGTAGGCGGGGATGCAATCGTAGTCATCTCCGAACTCCGACACCAACAGTTTTTGTTCTTCCCCACCACTGCCGACTTTTTGGCCGTGATACCAGTAGATGAGACCGGTATCTGTATCCGTAAATCTCATCTTATCGCGCAAATACTCGGTACCCTTTTCAGCTGCATCAAGGTACATTTCTTTGCCCGTAAGCATGTAGGCGCAGGCCATGCCGTATACCATTCTGGAGATGGTATCCGTCTCTTGCAGGTAATCCTCTTGCTTTTTCCCGCCCGTAAGGCTGATCAGTGTCCGGTAGTGATGGTAATCAATGGCTGATTCCGGTGCATTGAACTGCCATTTGCAGTACGAGGCTGCAATCTGATCAATTTGCTTGACCCACCAGCCTTTTTCATCTGCATAGCGATACTCATCCTTCGCGTCACCAGCGAAGATGATGTAGTTCGCTTCAAACTTAACTCTGTCTTCTGGGAAGAAGGTGCCATAGACAAAGACCATCTGACCAGGCACCAGCAGCTTTTGGAGATCACCGGACCGGTCTGGCCATCCCTCGCCCAGATTCTGGGTCTGCTTGGCATAGGTGTTGCCGGTTAGCTTTGCTTCATAGTTTCTGTCATCAGAAGTTTTGATGCCAATTAGCTTATTGCCTTCGTCGTAGCTGGTGACATAGCCTGAGATCAGATCCGAGAATGTGAAGGTGAGATCATTCATGATGACTGTGATACGTGTCTAATAGTGTGTAGTAAATGCCCCTGATTAGAGGCTTTGCACCGCCGTTTTGAATCGCTCTACAAAAATATCAACGCAGCCTGGATGCTTACCTGTGATCAGGAGACCTTGCTGATGCAGTTCGACGGTGCTACCTGCATTGACCATGATGTTTCCGCCTGCATTGGCCACATCACAGACAATATTATGGGCGCAGGTGACTTCTCGGCCCTTGATCAAACTTGGATCTGCGCAGAAGAGCCAAAGCGAATGGCAGATTGTACCGACAGCCAAAGTGCCTTGATCCATTAAGGCTACAGCTTTGCGGAGAAGCTGGACGGCAGGAGCTTGATTGGTCGCACCGAGTGTTTCCTCGTAACGCAGCCTATCCATCGCATAGCCACCTATCAGAATCAGTCCCTGGTAATCGGCCAGATCAATCTTGCTGACACAAAGACTCACCTCTACGTTGCTGGTTTTATCGTTGCCCTCAAAGTTCAGCGTATCATTACCCCAAAGGTAGGAAGCATACTCAACCTCAATGTCAACGCGAGGGAAGAACTCGTTGAAGACGTTGTATTCGGTTTCGTCGTAGTGCTCTTCAATGAGCACAAGCACTTTTTTGTGCATTCACTTTGTCCATAATATCATTTAAACTATAATGGAAAAATCGAGGTTCGGCAACCTTTTGCGCTTTTTCTCCATATTGAGGTGGTCTGGCGTTTCTGGACAGCCCCCATCGTTAACCTCTGGGCGGGGCACTGCCCCTGATCGGGGCTCCCACCTGTCCGCCGACAATGAAGTTGGCCGGCGCTTTGCATCAACAACTTGTTACCCATTTCAATTGACGCCTGGTAACACTGGCTTCTGCACGCTTTCACCTTCCTGCAGGCTTGGAGGCCCGGCCACCGCCAGAGCGGCCATCTCGTTCTCGATCCATTGCAGCCGGTAACCGCGCAGGCGCCGCTGCAGGGTGCGCAGGTGGCGTGGGCTGTAGCGCTCCGGGTTGTGATCGATCAGCCGCTCCAGCAGCGTCTTGGCCCTGAGCTGGGGCTCGGCCTGCAGCCATAGCTCGATCCGCTCCACATCCGGTTCAAACGGATCGGGCCTGCTGCGTTTGCCGATGCGTGGCTTGGGTTTGCGACGCCTGGGCTCCCCCTGCGTCAGGAAAGAAGTCCGCTCGGTCTGACCCATCCACTAGGGGGCCAAACCGAGGACCATGAAACCGATTTATGACCAGGCCGTGCGGGCTGAGATCCGCAATCGCATGAGCCCGCCCAACCGAGAGAGCGTGGCCGAGATCGCTCGCTCCACCGGCATCACTACCCAGACCCTCTACAACTGGCGCAGTCAGTGGCAGAAAGAGGGCCAGCTGGTGCCGGCCACCAGCAAGCCGCCGGAGCAGTGGGGCGCATCCGACAAACTGGCCGCCGTGATCCAGGCCGCAGGCCTCAGCGGCCCCGATCTCGGCGCTTACTGCCGTGAGCGGGGCCTCTACCCCAAACAGCTTGCCCGCTGGCGCCAGGCCGCTGAGGATGCCAATGGCCCCAGCGCGCCGACCATGACCGACCACAGGGATCTACAGCGCAAAAACCAGGAGCAGGCACGCCAGATCCGGCGCCTTGAACGTGAGTTGCAGAAGAAGGAAAAAGCTCTTTCGGAGGCGGCAACATTGCTGATGCTGTCAAAAAAGCTCGATCAGCTTTGGCTGCAAGAAGAGGAGTCCTGATTCCGTCAGAGCAGAGAAATAAAGCCATGGACTTTCTCCATGAAGGCCTCAATGCAGGAGCTTCCATCAAGGCTGTTGCTGATCTGATCGGCATCTGTTCACGCACTCTGCGGCGCTGGGGGCTTGATATCAGCGGCCAGGGATTCAGTGTGGACCGCCGCAAGGGTGCCCCACGTGAAGTGGCTCACAGATTCACGGCAAAAGGGCGGCA
Coding sequences within it:
- a CDS encoding STAS domain-containing protein, giving the protein MQVQLEAYGHWQVIRVSGQIDSKTVGELRDFIDTELKPSQPVALELTDVPFMSSAGLRTLLTLQRKTQDMGVDLVLIGVADDIADTMKVTGFYQFFTVYDSLQAIPGA
- a CDS encoding AGE family epimerase/isomerase, which encodes MNDLTFTFSDLISGYVTSYDEGNKLIGIKTSDDRNYEAKLTGNTYAKQTQNLGEGWPDRSGDLQKLLVPGQMVFVYGTFFPEDRVKFEANYIIFAGDAKDEYRYADEKGWWVKQIDQIAASYCKWQFNAPESAIDYHHYRTLISLTGGKKQEDYLQETDTISRMVYGMACAYMLTGKEMYLDAAEKGTEYLRDKMRFTDTDTGLIYWYHGQKVGSGGEEQKLLVSEFGDDYDCIPAYEQIYALAGPVQTYRLTGDPRILDDAEKTVDLFDECFKDHEKGGYYSHIHAVTLSAHEESLGRNKAKKNWNSVGDHAPAYLINLWLATGEERYKKMLEDTFDTISKHFPDYDNSPFVQEKFFDNWSKDQSWGWQQNRAVVGHNLKIAWNLMRFYAEMGKDKYLDIAKKIAFLMPKVGYDNQRFGWYDVVERVLDPNEKFHRYAWHDRKAWWQQEQGILAYLILQGHMPDSTEYKKYAEESAAFYNAFFLDNNDGGVYFNVLANGIPYLVGTERFKGSHSMSAYHSTELCFLSTVYIDLLIKKRPLDLFFKPIPGGFKDGILRVEPDILPKGSVYISSCEIDGQAYTDFDANALTVKLPESEHRLQVKVTVSPK
- a CDS encoding DJ-1/PfpI family protein — translated: MHKKVLVLIEEHYDETEYNVFNEFFPRVDIEVEYASYLWGNDTLNFEGNDKTSNVEVSLCVSKIDLADYQGLILIGGYAMDRLRYEETLGATNQAPAVQLLRKAVALMDQGTLAVGTICHSLWLFCADPSLIKGREVTCAHNIVCDVANAGGNIMVNAGSTVELHQQGLLITGKHPGCVDIFVERFKTAVQSL
- a CDS encoding transposase; this translates as MKPIYDQAVRAEIRNRMSPPNRESVAEIARSTGITTQTLYNWRSQWQKEGQLVPATSKPPEQWGASDKLAAVIQAAGLSGPDLGAYCRERGLYPKQLARWRQAAEDANGPSAPTMTDHRDLQRKNQEQARQIRRLERELQKKEKALSEAATLLMLSKKLDQLWLQEEES